In the genome of Cupriavidus taiwanensis, one region contains:
- the fliD gene encoding flagellar filament capping protein FliD, with protein sequence MATISSIGIGSNLNLSDLLDQLQKAEQAPLDAINAQAKSYQTKLSAYSQVQSVLSAYQAAAKKLSDAATFGAVKASVGTTDVMTVSTGANAVPGSYSITVNTLATAQSLVSSNVADQKAVIGGGELVFDFGEALATGGAATSTKKVTIPADSSLEGMRDAINKAGIGVTASIVNDGSASPYRLVLTSDKTGTQATMRVSSADPALNNVVAFDPAAAPAANKMEQKVPPANATLKINGIDVVSQSNSVVDAAQGVTMNLVKPGTTSLVVTRDSEAIKAAVQAFVTAYNNIQSTAKSLTAFDTKAGTSAALTGDGTLRSIQSGLRSMLGGAMDDGNGGTITLIDVGITFDKDGTMKLDETKLTKAMNDNLGRVTSLFSSTTGDGGIGKRATTYIEGLSKTDGALKVAQDGITKTLEDLEDDYDRVQDRVTATIDRYKAQFTQLDLVVAQMNRTSSYLTQQFNALNNSIKK encoded by the coding sequence ATGGCAACGATCTCTTCCATTGGCATCGGGTCCAACCTGAACCTGAGCGACTTGCTTGACCAGTTGCAGAAGGCCGAGCAGGCACCGCTTGACGCCATTAACGCGCAGGCCAAGAGCTACCAGACCAAGTTGTCGGCCTACAGTCAGGTGCAGAGCGTGCTGAGTGCCTACCAGGCCGCGGCAAAGAAGCTCTCTGATGCTGCTACCTTCGGCGCCGTAAAGGCCAGCGTCGGCACGACGGACGTGATGACTGTTTCCACCGGTGCCAACGCCGTACCGGGCAGCTATAGCATCACGGTCAACACGCTGGCCACGGCCCAATCGCTGGTGAGCAGCAACGTTGCAGACCAGAAGGCGGTGATCGGTGGAGGCGAGCTCGTTTTCGACTTTGGCGAAGCGCTCGCCACCGGCGGCGCGGCCACCAGCACCAAGAAGGTCACCATCCCCGCGGATTCTTCGCTGGAAGGCATGCGGGATGCCATCAACAAGGCAGGCATCGGCGTGACCGCCAGCATCGTCAATGACGGCAGTGCCAGCCCCTATCGCCTGGTGCTGACCTCGGACAAGACCGGAACGCAAGCCACCATGCGAGTCTCGTCTGCCGACCCTGCCCTGAACAACGTGGTAGCGTTCGATCCGGCCGCAGCGCCCGCTGCCAACAAGATGGAACAGAAGGTTCCGCCGGCCAACGCGACGCTCAAGATCAATGGCATCGACGTGGTCAGCCAGAGCAATTCCGTGGTGGACGCAGCGCAGGGCGTGACCATGAACCTGGTCAAGCCAGGCACTACATCGCTGGTGGTGACCCGTGACAGCGAGGCAATCAAGGCCGCGGTCCAGGCCTTTGTCACTGCCTACAACAACATCCAGAGCACCGCCAAGTCGCTGACGGCGTTCGATACCAAGGCCGGAACGTCGGCGGCGCTGACCGGAGACGGCACGCTGCGCTCGATCCAGTCTGGCCTGCGCTCGATGCTGGGCGGCGCGATGGACGACGGCAACGGCGGGACGATCACGTTGATCGACGTCGGCATCACGTTCGACAAGGACGGCACGATGAAGCTGGATGAAACCAAGCTGACCAAGGCGATGAACGACAACCTGGGTCGCGTCACGTCGCTGTTCTCGAGCACCACCGGCGACGGCGGCATCGGCAAGCGCGCCACCACCTATATCGAGGGCCTGAGCAAGACCGACGGCGCGCTGAAGGTGGCGCAGGACGGCATCACCAAGACGCTGGAGGACCTGGAGGACGACTATGACCGGGTCCAGGACCGCGTCACCGCCACCATCGACCGCTACAAGGCCCAGTTCACACAGCTGGACCTGGTGGTGGCGCAGATGAACCGCACCAGCAGCTACCTGACGCAGCAGTTCAACGCGCTCAACAACAGCATCAAGAAGTAA
- the fliS gene encoding flagellar export chaperone FliS: MFARASANAYAQVGVQTGAMSASPHKLIAMLYDGARAAIARARFHLEGGNIAERGNAISKAIDIIDNGLRAVLDHDAGGEISANLEALYEYMVRRLMLANLRSDAALLSEVDTLLEGLASAWAQIDDAAAGAERQPALQDN, encoded by the coding sequence ATGTTCGCCCGCGCATCCGCCAACGCCTACGCCCAGGTCGGCGTCCAGACCGGTGCCATGAGCGCCAGCCCGCACAAGCTGATCGCCATGCTGTACGACGGCGCGCGCGCCGCGATCGCGCGGGCCAGGTTCCACCTGGAAGGCGGCAACATCGCCGAGCGCGGCAATGCCATCTCCAAGGCCATCGACATCATCGACAACGGCCTGCGCGCGGTGCTCGACCACGACGCCGGCGGCGAGATCTCTGCCAATCTCGAAGCACTGTACGAATACATGGTGCGCCGGCTGATGCTGGCCAACCTGCGCAGCGACGCGGCGCTGCTGAGCGAGGTTGACACGCTGCTGGAAGGCCTGGCCTCGGCCTGGGCGCAGATCGATGACGCGGCCGCCGGGGCCGAGCGGCAACCCGCCTTACAGGACAACTGA
- a CDS encoding flagellar protein FliT has translation MAFPPVFSPIVACYEDILALSARMHEAAQGADWDTVTTLQQAYLAQVERLRQLDHDAPFSDAERMRRYQLLDRILTYDARIRDLALPQLKRLGDMLTSSRRQFELSAAYGATAGATSGATT, from the coding sequence ATGGCCTTCCCTCCAGTGTTTTCGCCGATCGTGGCCTGCTACGAGGACATCCTCGCCCTGTCCGCACGCATGCATGAAGCCGCGCAGGGCGCCGACTGGGACACGGTCACCACCCTGCAGCAAGCCTACCTGGCGCAGGTGGAGCGCCTGCGCCAGCTCGACCACGATGCCCCGTTCTCCGATGCCGAGCGCATGCGGCGCTACCAGCTGCTGGACCGCATCCTGACCTACGATGCCCGCATCCGCGACCTGGCGCTGCCGCAGCTCAAGCGGCTCGGCGACATGCTGACCAGCTCGCGCCGGCAGTTCGAGCTGAGCGCCGCCTATGGCGCGACGGCAGGGGCCACGTCGGGCGCCACCACCTGA
- a CDS encoding flagellar hook-length control protein FliK, translated as MTGIHLPPGLAPGQAPDPQTLRTAIAVDQVAALQPVAEATESNVQNATGQAIRHSALASGANAMAGQGALLPGASTQESLSAAARAILAVLDGAEAQPVRGTASLLPAAPTAASAQATAAALAHAVGQSGLFYESHLAQWVAGARGLASLRQEPQAQVPVPGRPAVTPGAGQGAAATPPPLQLAYAGSGAGAEPARPSMPPLLPASQVLAEALASAGNPRVAHSHAAAEQALRQGTATTAAYSRGAAAEPAAQRPSAATLATQAYQSTAEAGARLAALDSLASQPARTSEGGVQSAPADASRQPAAAGPAIHPATEGVVRQQLELLATQQFRFAGEAWPGVPMEWELLRAEAEDAGSHGEGARPWSSRLRLQLPNLGVVEAVLTLGPGGLDARVATPETDVAARFIAARPQLRSQLEAHGIAVQRLSVQTQDSLAQGGTQ; from the coding sequence ATGACCGGCATCCACCTGCCGCCAGGCCTGGCACCCGGTCAGGCCCCCGACCCCCAGACCCTGCGCACCGCCATTGCCGTCGACCAGGTCGCGGCCTTGCAGCCGGTGGCCGAGGCGACCGAGTCCAACGTCCAGAACGCCACCGGCCAGGCCATCCGCCACAGCGCGCTAGCAAGCGGTGCCAATGCCATGGCCGGCCAGGGCGCCCTGCTGCCGGGCGCGTCGACGCAGGAATCGCTGAGTGCGGCAGCGCGCGCCATCCTGGCCGTCTTGGACGGTGCCGAGGCCCAGCCGGTGCGCGGCACGGCCTCGCTGCTGCCGGCGGCACCCACGGCAGCGTCGGCGCAGGCCACCGCCGCGGCGCTGGCCCATGCGGTAGGCCAGAGCGGCCTGTTCTATGAATCGCATCTGGCGCAGTGGGTGGCCGGCGCGCGCGGTCTCGCCAGCCTGCGGCAGGAGCCGCAGGCGCAGGTTCCGGTGCCGGGGCGGCCCGCTGTCACGCCCGGCGCAGGCCAGGGCGCCGCTGCCACGCCGCCGCCGCTGCAGCTGGCCTATGCCGGCAGCGGCGCAGGGGCGGAACCGGCGCGGCCATCCATGCCGCCGCTGCTGCCGGCCTCGCAGGTGCTGGCCGAAGCGCTGGCCTCGGCCGGCAATCCGCGCGTGGCCCACAGCCATGCGGCGGCCGAGCAGGCGTTACGGCAAGGCACCGCGACCACCGCGGCCTACAGCCGCGGCGCCGCCGCCGAACCGGCCGCGCAGCGCCCCTCGGCGGCAACACTGGCCACGCAGGCCTACCAATCGACAGCCGAAGCTGGCGCGCGCCTGGCCGCGCTGGACAGCCTGGCCAGCCAGCCGGCGCGCACATCGGAGGGCGGTGTGCAGTCCGCTCCGGCCGATGCCAGCCGGCAGCCGGCGGCCGCCGGCCCTGCCATCCATCCCGCCACCGAGGGCGTGGTCCGCCAGCAACTGGAATTGCTCGCCACGCAGCAGTTCCGATTTGCCGGCGAAGCCTGGCCCGGCGTGCCGATGGAATGGGAACTGCTGCGCGCGGAGGCGGAAGATGCGGGCTCTCATGGCGAAGGCGCGCGGCCGTGGTCGAGCCGCCTGCGGCTGCAATTGCCTAACCTGGGCGTGGTCGAAGCAGTGCTGACTTTAGGCCCTGGCGGTCTCGACGCCCGGGTGGCCACCCCCGAAACCGACGTGGCGGCGCGCTTTATCGCGGCGCGGCCGCAGCTGCGCAGCCAGCTCGAGGCGCATGGCATCGCCGTGCAGCGCCTGAGCGTGCAGACGCAGGACAGCCTGGCGCAAGGCGGGACGCAATGA
- a CDS encoding EscU/YscU/HrcU family type III secretion system export apparatus switch protein — protein MSDAAQERGAAIALSYQHSDRAPRVVAKGYGVVAEAIIARAREAGVYVHDSPTLVNLLIQVDLDSHVPPQLYVAVAELLAWIYHLESGLDPDAPRPA, from the coding sequence ATGAGCGATGCAGCACAAGAACGCGGGGCAGCGATCGCGCTGTCGTACCAGCACAGCGACCGCGCGCCGCGCGTGGTCGCCAAGGGCTATGGCGTGGTCGCCGAAGCCATCATCGCCCGCGCGCGCGAGGCCGGCGTCTACGTCCACGACTCGCCGACGCTGGTGAACCTGCTGATACAGGTCGACCTGGACAGCCACGTGCCGCCGCAACTCTACGTAGCAGTGGCCGAGCTGCTGGCGTGGATCTATCACCTGGAATCCGGCCTGGATCCCGACGCGCCGCGCCCGGCCTGA
- the fliE gene encoding flagellar hook-basal body complex protein FliE yields the protein MTTISSIEGMLQQLRGMSQVASGNPAGQSAAPVGGGFAGELQRSLGRINAAQERAYGQAEAFELGKPGVALNDVMIDLQKANVSFQTGVQVRNRLVAAYQEMMNMPV from the coding sequence ATGACCACTATCTCTTCCATCGAGGGCATGCTGCAGCAACTGCGCGGGATGTCCCAGGTTGCCTCGGGCAACCCCGCTGGCCAGTCCGCGGCGCCGGTCGGCGGCGGCTTCGCCGGCGAGCTGCAGCGCTCGCTCGGCCGCATCAACGCCGCGCAGGAGCGCGCCTACGGCCAGGCCGAGGCATTCGAGCTGGGCAAGCCCGGCGTGGCGCTCAACGACGTGATGATCGACCTGCAGAAGGCCAACGTGTCGTTCCAGACCGGGGTGCAGGTGCGCAACCGGCTGGTGGCGGCTTATCAGGAGATGATGAATATGCCGGTGTGA
- the fliF gene encoding flagellar basal-body MS-ring/collar protein FliF: MTAAVALPGRPAEMLERLKANPKLPLMLGGAALAAAIAVGVLWSRGPDYKVLYSNLSERDGGAVLQSLQQMNVPYKFAEGGGAVMVPAEKVHETRLRLASQGLPKSGTAGMELMDNQKFGISQFAEQVNYQRGLEGELARSIESIAAVQSARVHLAIPKPTLFVRERQKPTASIVLQLYPGRAIDEGQVAAISHLVSSSVPDLTPKSISIVDQHGNLLSNTGNERMLDATQLKYVQALEQNYLKRIEAILTPIVGKDNVRAQVTADVDFSIVEHTDESYKPNQDPTRTAIRSQQTSESTQQGATPPGGVPGALSNQPPAAAAAPVTTPQTPRAGQAPGQAGAPAAGQPAQGGQPGQAAQGATSAASSGPSSNRRDSTVNYELDRSVRHVQQAPGGVRRLSVAVVVNYRQQADAKGKLVAEPLPPALLAQIQNLTKEAMGFSADRGDSINVVNSPFTAEREKAEPELPLWKQPDMIALGKSLAGYLLLALLALFVWFKVARPILRRYTAPPLPAPEPKDETEAVLLPPEEPANPEILRLAAKYESDLALVRDAAQRDPRLVASVIKNWISNDNR; this comes from the coding sequence ATGACCGCGGCAGTGGCACTGCCCGGGCGTCCGGCCGAAATGCTGGAGCGCCTCAAGGCCAACCCGAAGCTGCCGCTGATGCTGGGCGGCGCGGCCCTGGCCGCCGCGATCGCGGTGGGCGTGCTGTGGTCGCGCGGCCCCGACTACAAGGTGCTGTACAGCAACCTGTCCGAGCGCGACGGCGGCGCGGTGCTGCAGTCGCTGCAGCAGATGAACGTGCCGTACAAGTTCGCCGAAGGCGGCGGCGCCGTGATGGTGCCGGCCGAGAAGGTGCACGAGACGCGCCTGCGGCTGGCTTCGCAAGGCCTGCCCAAGAGCGGCACCGCAGGCATGGAACTGATGGACAACCAGAAGTTCGGCATCAGCCAGTTTGCCGAGCAGGTCAATTACCAGCGCGGGCTGGAGGGCGAGCTGGCGCGCTCGATCGAGTCGATCGCCGCGGTGCAGTCCGCGCGCGTGCACCTGGCCATCCCCAAGCCGACGCTGTTCGTGCGCGAGCGCCAGAAGCCGACCGCGTCGATCGTGCTGCAGCTCTATCCGGGCCGCGCCATCGACGAAGGCCAGGTCGCGGCGATCAGCCACCTGGTGTCGTCGAGCGTGCCGGATCTGACACCCAAGTCGATCTCCATCGTCGACCAGCACGGCAACCTGCTGTCGAACACCGGCAACGAGCGCATGCTCGACGCCACCCAGCTCAAGTACGTGCAGGCGCTGGAGCAGAACTACCTGAAGCGCATCGAGGCGATCCTGACGCCGATCGTCGGCAAGGACAATGTGCGCGCGCAGGTGACCGCCGACGTGGACTTCTCCATCGTCGAGCACACCGACGAGAGCTACAAGCCCAACCAGGACCCGACCCGCACCGCGATCCGCAGCCAGCAGACCAGCGAATCGACCCAGCAGGGTGCAACGCCGCCGGGCGGCGTGCCCGGCGCGCTGTCGAACCAGCCGCCCGCTGCCGCCGCCGCACCGGTGACCACGCCGCAGACGCCGCGCGCGGGGCAGGCGCCGGGCCAGGCCGGCGCACCGGCCGCGGGCCAGCCCGCCCAGGGTGGCCAGCCCGGCCAGGCCGCGCAGGGCGCCACCAGCGCGGCGTCCAGCGGCCCGAGCAGCAACCGCCGCGATTCCACCGTCAACTATGAGCTGGACCGCTCGGTGCGCCATGTGCAGCAGGCCCCGGGCGGCGTGCGCCGGTTGTCGGTGGCGGTGGTGGTCAACTACCGCCAGCAGGCCGATGCCAAGGGCAAGCTCGTCGCCGAGCCGCTGCCGCCGGCGCTGCTGGCGCAGATCCAGAACCTGACCAAGGAAGCGATGGGGTTCTCGGCCGATCGCGGCGACTCCATCAACGTGGTCAACAGCCCCTTCACCGCCGAGCGCGAGAAGGCCGAGCCCGAACTGCCGCTGTGGAAGCAGCCCGACATGATCGCACTGGGCAAGAGCCTGGCCGGCTACCTGCTGCTGGCGCTGCTGGCGCTGTTCGTATGGTTCAAGGTGGCGCGCCCGATCCTGCGCCGCTACACCGCGCCGCCGTTGCCGGCGCCCGAGCCCAAGGACGAGACCGAGGCGGTGCTGCTGCCGCCGGAAGAGCCGGCCAATCCGGAAATCCTGCGGCTTGCCGCGAAGTATGAAAGCGACCTCGCGCTGGTGCGCGACGCCGCCCAGCGCGACCCCCGCCTGGTCGCCAGCGTGATCAAGAACTGGATTAGCAATGACAACCGCTAA
- the fliG gene encoding flagellar motor switch protein FliG has product MTTAKGISESGLQKSAVLMMAIGEDAAAEVFKHLSQREVQELGSAMATLSSVTREEMAEVLGEFRAETEQYLALNVDSSAFIRSVLNKALGEERAQSVIEDILESRDPGGGIDSLNWMDATAIAELIRDEHPQIIATILIHLDRQKSSEVLGLFTDRLRNDVILRIATFGGVQPGALQELTDVLTKLLAGQSLKRSRMGGVRTAAEIINLMSTAHEEAVIDGVRLHDGDLAQKIIDEMFLFENLLEVDDRGIQRVLKEIATESLIVALKGAPQELRDKFIRNMSTRAGEMLREDLDALGPVRVSQVEAEQKAILQVVRRLADAGEVQIGGGDDAYV; this is encoded by the coding sequence ATGACAACCGCTAAGGGCATCTCTGAATCCGGCCTGCAGAAGAGCGCTGTGCTGATGATGGCGATCGGCGAGGATGCCGCGGCCGAGGTGTTCAAGCACCTGTCGCAGCGCGAAGTGCAGGAGCTGGGCTCGGCCATGGCCACGCTCAGCTCGGTCACCCGCGAGGAAATGGCCGAGGTGCTGGGCGAGTTCCGCGCCGAGACCGAGCAGTACCTGGCGCTGAACGTCGATTCCAGCGCGTTTATCCGCAGCGTGCTGAACAAGGCGCTGGGCGAGGAGCGCGCACAGTCGGTGATCGAGGACATCCTGGAGTCGCGCGATCCGGGCGGCGGCATCGACTCGCTGAACTGGATGGACGCCACCGCCATCGCCGAGCTGATCCGCGACGAGCACCCGCAGATCATCGCCACCATCCTGATCCACCTGGACCGCCAGAAGTCGTCGGAGGTGCTGGGGCTGTTCACCGACCGCCTGCGCAACGACGTGATCCTGCGCATCGCCACCTTCGGCGGCGTGCAGCCTGGCGCGCTGCAGGAACTGACCGACGTGCTGACCAAGCTGCTGGCGGGCCAGAGCCTGAAGCGCAGCCGCATGGGCGGCGTGCGCACCGCGGCCGAGATCATCAACCTGATGAGCACCGCGCACGAGGAAGCGGTGATCGACGGCGTGCGCCTGCACGACGGCGACCTGGCGCAGAAGATCATCGACGAGATGTTCCTGTTCGAGAACCTGCTCGAGGTCGACGACCGCGGCATCCAGCGCGTGCTCAAGGAAATCGCCACCGAATCGCTCATCGTCGCGCTCAAGGGCGCGCCGCAGGAGCTGCGCGACAAGTTCATCCGCAACATGTCCACCCGCGCCGGCGAGATGCTGCGCGAGGACCTGGACGCGCTGGGCCCGGTGCGCGTGTCGCAGGTCGAAGCCGAGCAGAAGGCCATCCTGCAGGTGGTAAGGCGCCTGGCGGATGCGGGCGAAGTGCAGATCGGCGGAGGCGACGATGCCTATGTCTGA
- the fliH gene encoding flagellar assembly protein FliH — MPMSEADPERGAGRRGSGADPLPSLGGHGAAAAGGFAPFEPPRRARGGGAGWQRWQMGSLDPRHAEPLDTLASVPAEPAPPPIDFAAIDAMREGARKEGYAQGYTQGQTQGYGDGHREGYARGLEAARNEAAQLQALAGNFRSALSNVDDAVAHALVSLALDVARQLVRTTLAQDPAALLPAVRELLSSEPALSGSPSLLLHPDDVALVETHLQGELAAAGWTVRADASVARGGCIASAASGERDATLPTRWTRVVRALGRDDPWEPPHA, encoded by the coding sequence ATGCCTATGTCTGAGGCAGACCCCGAACGCGGGGCCGGGCGCCGCGGGTCGGGCGCCGATCCGCTCCCGTCCCTGGGCGGCCACGGCGCGGCCGCTGCCGGCGGCTTTGCGCCATTCGAGCCGCCACGCCGCGCGCGCGGTGGCGGCGCCGGCTGGCAGCGCTGGCAGATGGGCTCGCTCGATCCCCGGCATGCCGAGCCGCTCGATACGCTGGCCTCCGTGCCGGCCGAACCCGCGCCGCCGCCGATCGACTTCGCAGCCATCGACGCGATGCGCGAAGGCGCGCGCAAGGAAGGCTATGCCCAGGGCTACACTCAGGGCCAGACCCAGGGCTACGGCGACGGCCATCGCGAAGGCTATGCGCGCGGCCTGGAAGCGGCCCGCAACGAGGCCGCGCAGCTGCAGGCACTGGCCGGCAATTTCCGCAGCGCGCTGAGCAATGTCGACGACGCGGTCGCGCACGCGCTGGTGTCGCTGGCACTGGACGTGGCGCGCCAGCTGGTGCGCACGACGCTGGCGCAGGACCCCGCGGCGCTGCTGCCGGCGGTGCGCGAGCTGCTGAGCAGCGAACCGGCGCTGTCCGGATCGCCCAGCCTGCTGCTGCACCCCGACGACGTCGCGCTGGTGGAGACCCATCTGCAAGGCGAACTCGCCGCCGCCGGCTGGACCGTGCGCGCCGATGCGTCGGTGGCGCGCGGCGGCTGCATCGCCAGCGCCGCCAGCGGCGAGCGCGACGCCACGCTGCCCACGCGCTGGACCCGCGTGGTGCGGGCGCTGGGCCGCGACGATCCGTGGGAGCCGCCGCATGCCTGA
- the fliI gene encoding flagellar protein export ATPase FliI: MPDTAQHSHHAAHDHAQHWIGALNGAAAGIAGLDSKRSCGRLTRAAGLVLEAVGLRLPVGSDCLIELPAGQFTTDSNAPRTAEAEVVGFGADRLYLMPQSDVVGLLPGARVYPLEPSPQPAGTSAPREPGSKRLPVGAGLLGRVLDAAGRPLDGLGPLAAAMEVPLAGEQINPLMRAPIETVLDTGVRAINGMLTVGRGQRMGLFAGSGVGKSVLLGMMARYTSADVIVVGLIGERGREVKEFIENILGPEGRRRSVVVAAPADCSPLLRMQGAAYATRLAEYFRDQGQHVLLIMDSLTRYAMAQREIALAIGEPPATKGYPPSVFAKLPTLVERTGNGPEGGGSITAFYTVLTEGDDQQDPIADSARAILDGHIVLSRSLAEAGHYPAIDVEASISRAMTALIPHEQFGSVRRFKQLMSRYQRNRDLISVGAYVPGNDPELDLAIQLHPRMEAFLQQDIHERAGYADAIAALHSLFDRSEHAQAFTAQHAG, translated from the coding sequence ATGCCTGATACCGCTCAGCACAGCCACCACGCCGCGCACGACCATGCGCAACACTGGATCGGCGCGCTCAACGGCGCCGCCGCCGGCATCGCCGGGCTCGACAGCAAGCGCAGCTGCGGCCGCCTGACGCGCGCCGCGGGCCTGGTGCTGGAAGCCGTCGGCCTGCGTTTGCCGGTGGGCAGCGATTGCCTGATCGAGCTGCCCGCCGGACAGTTCACCACCGACAGCAACGCCCCGCGCACCGCGGAGGCCGAAGTGGTCGGCTTCGGCGCCGACCGCCTCTACCTGATGCCGCAGTCCGACGTGGTCGGGCTGCTGCCGGGCGCGCGCGTCTACCCGCTGGAGCCGTCGCCGCAACCGGCCGGCACCAGTGCGCCGCGCGAGCCGGGCTCCAAGCGCCTGCCGGTCGGCGCGGGCCTGCTGGGCCGCGTGCTGGATGCGGCGGGCCGCCCGCTGGACGGCCTCGGCCCGCTCGCCGCGGCGATGGAAGTGCCGCTCGCCGGCGAGCAGATCAACCCGCTGATGCGGGCCCCGATCGAAACCGTGCTCGACACCGGCGTGCGCGCCATCAACGGCATGCTGACCGTCGGCCGCGGCCAGCGCATGGGCCTGTTCGCCGGCTCCGGCGTGGGCAAGAGCGTGCTGCTGGGCATGATGGCGCGCTACACCAGCGCCGACGTGATCGTGGTCGGCCTGATCGGCGAACGCGGCCGCGAGGTGAAGGAATTCATCGAGAACATCCTGGGGCCGGAGGGTCGGCGCCGCTCGGTGGTGGTGGCCGCGCCGGCCGACTGCTCGCCGCTGCTGCGCATGCAGGGCGCCGCCTATGCGACGCGGCTGGCCGAGTATTTCCGCGACCAGGGCCAGCATGTGCTGCTGATCATGGATTCGCTGACGCGCTATGCCATGGCCCAGCGCGAGATTGCGCTGGCGATCGGCGAGCCGCCCGCCACCAAGGGCTATCCGCCGTCGGTCTTCGCCAAGCTGCCGACGCTGGTCGAGCGAACCGGCAACGGCCCCGAGGGCGGCGGCTCGATCACCGCGTTCTACACCGTGCTGACCGAAGGCGACGACCAGCAGGACCCGATTGCCGATTCCGCGCGCGCGATCCTGGACGGCCATATCGTGCTGTCGCGCAGCCTGGCCGAAGCCGGACACTATCCGGCCATCGACGTCGAGGCCTCGATCAGCCGCGCCATGACCGCGCTGATCCCGCACGAGCAGTTCGGCTCGGTGCGCCGCTTCAAGCAGCTGATGTCGCGCTACCAGCGCAACCGCGACCTGATCAGCGTGGGCGCCTACGTGCCGGGCAACGACCCGGAACTGGACCTGGCGATCCAGCTGCATCCGCGCATGGAAGCCTTCCTGCAGCAGGACATCCACGAGCGCGCCGGCTACGCCGACGCCATCGCCGCGCTGCACAGCCTCTTCGACAGGAGTGAACATGCTCAAGCATTCACCGCTCAACACGCTGGCTGA
- the fliJ gene encoding flagellar export protein FliJ yields the protein MLKHSPLNTLADLAQTDTDAAARELGRLQGLRTQAEVQLNQLTQYRQEYRERMQVVAAQGITSSRWQDFSRFLDSLDQAIRQQGAALAKAEADLLAGRNRWQHQKRRLNSFDTLIARAEAKQEQVAARREQRANDEYAARLARTAASRLSEA from the coding sequence ATGCTCAAGCATTCACCGCTCAACACGCTGGCTGACCTGGCCCAGACCGATACCGATGCCGCCGCGCGCGAACTCGGCCGGCTGCAGGGCTTGCGCACGCAGGCAGAGGTGCAGCTCAACCAGCTCACGCAGTACCGCCAGGAATACCGCGAGCGCATGCAGGTGGTGGCGGCGCAGGGCATTACCTCCAGCCGCTGGCAGGACTTTTCGCGCTTCCTCGATTCGCTGGACCAGGCCATTCGCCAGCAGGGCGCGGCCCTGGCCAAGGCCGAGGCCGACCTGCTGGCCGGCCGCAACCGCTGGCAGCACCAGAAGCGCCGCCTGAACTCGTTCGACACGCTGATCGCGCGCGCGGAAGCAAAACAGGAACAGGTGGCCGCGCGCCGCGAACAGCGCGCCAACGACGAATACGCCGCCCGCCTGGCACGCACCGCCGCCAGCCGCCTGAGCGAAGCCTGA